CCGCATGAGCCCCGTCGAGCCCGACACCGACGCCCAGCTGGTGGCCCGCGCCCAGCGCGGCGAGCAGCGCGCCTTCGAGCTGCTGGTGATGAAGTACCAGCGCCGCATCGAGCGCCTGATCGGCCGCATGGTGCGCGACGACGCCCTCGTGCAGGACATCGCGCAGGAGAGTTTCATCCGCGCCTACCGGGCGCTGCCGCAGTTCCGCGGCGACAGTGCCTTCTACACCTGGATGTACCGGATTGCCGTCAACACCGCCAAGAAGGCGCTCATGGACCTGAAGCGGGACCCGGTGATCTTCGAGTCCGCCCTGCAGCCCGCCGACGACGGCGAGGAAACTTCCAGCCGCCAGATCGAACCAAGCGATGGCGAGACGCCCGACGCGGTGCTGGCCAGCAAAGAAATCGCCCAGGCGGTGAACGCCGCGGTCGAGGCGCTGTCTGACGACCTGCGGCAGGCGATCACGCTGCGCGAGATCGAAGGCCTGAGCTACGACGAGATTGCCGACGTGATGAACTGCCCCATTGGAACCGTGCGCTCGCGCATCTTCCGCGCCCGCGAGGCCATCGCCGAACGCCTGCGCCCGCTGATCGACCGCCCCGAAGGCACCCGCTGGTAAGCCAGCCCACCCACTGCCGCCCGTAGCCGCCATGTCTGCCACCTCGCCCCGCCCGCACCCCGGCGCACCCGCCGCCCCGTCGCCCGACTGGCTCTCGGCCGCCGCCGATGGCGATGCCGATGCCCTTGACCGCGCCCTGCGCGTGCTGCGCGAGGGCGACGCCACCGCCGCCGCGCGGGTGCGGGCCGACTGGCGGGCCTACCACCTGATCGGCGACGTGCTGCGCTCGCCCGAGCTGGCCTCGCCGCCCGCGCACGACGCCGCCTTCATGGCCGGCTTGCGCGCGCGGCTGGCCGCCGAGCCGGTGGTGCTGGCGCCGGCCGCGCCGCGCCCGGCGCGCTGGCGGCTGCCGGCCGCCGCGGTGGCCAGTGCCGCCGGCGTGGCCGTGGTGGCCGGGCTGCTCGTCATGGCGCGCGGCGGCGGTGGCGAGGCGCCGGGCGCTGCCGTGCCGCTGGCGGCCGCGCCGGTGCTGCGCGACGGCGTGCTGCGCGACGCCCGCATCGAAGAGTTCATGCGCGTGCACCAGGGCGCGGCCGGCAGCCTGACGCTGCTGCCGCCGGGTGTGCGCCAGGTCGATCTCGTCGTGACTCCGGCGCCGCAGCGCTGATGGGCGGCCTTGCAGTCGAGCGGCTGGCGCAGCCCGCGGTGGGGCCGCGGGCCCGGGCGCGGGCCGCGGCGCTGGCGGGGGTCTTGGTGGCTGTGGTGGCCAGCGCCCCCGCCCAGGCCCAGCCCGCCGCGGCCGAGACGCTGCTGCCCGCCGCCGAGGCCCGCCAGTGGCTGGCGCGCGTGCAGCAGGCCGCGCGCAGCGGCAACTACGAGGGCACGCTGGTCTACAGCGCCGGGGGCCAGCTGACGAGTTCGCAGGTGCGCCACTACCGCGTCGGCGAGCAGACCTACGAGCTGCTCGAATCGATGGACGGCCGCCAGCACCGCATCGTGCGCCACAACGACCTGGTGCAGACGGTGTGGCCCGGCAGCCGCGTGGCCGTGGTCGAAAGGCGCGAGACCCTGCCGGCCTGGGGCACCACGCCGCAGTCCGTTGACCCGCTGGCGCTGGAGAGCTACGAGCTGCGGCTGGAGGGCGCCTCGCGCGTGGCCG
This portion of the Ideonella sp. WA131b genome encodes:
- a CDS encoding anti-sigma 24 factor, producing the protein MSATSPRPHPGAPAAPSPDWLSAAADGDADALDRALRVLREGDATAAARVRADWRAYHLIGDVLRSPELASPPAHDAAFMAGLRARLAAEPVVLAPAAPRPARWRLPAAAVASAAGVAVVAGLLVMARGGGGEAPGAAVPLAAAPVLRDGVLRDARIEEFMRVHQGAAGSLTLLPPGVRQVDLVVTPAPQR
- the rpoE gene encoding RNA polymerase sigma factor RpoE produces the protein MSPVEPDTDAQLVARAQRGEQRAFELLVMKYQRRIERLIGRMVRDDALVQDIAQESFIRAYRALPQFRGDSAFYTWMYRIAVNTAKKALMDLKRDPVIFESALQPADDGEETSSRQIEPSDGETPDAVLASKEIAQAVNAAVEALSDDLRQAITLREIEGLSYDEIADVMNCPIGTVRSRIFRAREAIAERLRPLIDRPEGTRW